A region of Haliotis asinina isolate JCU_RB_2024 chromosome 9, JCU_Hal_asi_v2, whole genome shotgun sequence DNA encodes the following proteins:
- the LOC137296338 gene encoding caveolin-3-like has product MGEQSTIDFDNRDPNNINDHLKVQFEDVLAEPEGAHSIDCCWKFTNTCFNCAFKCCYMLLTLCGPLYGLYYGWSYAMLACAHIWQYTPQIKACEINCVMMRKVYTICLNCCLTPFCESCGAFFSRIQVKQ; this is encoded by the exons ATGGGTGAACAGTCAACCATTGATTTCGATAACCGAGATCCCAACAACATCAATGACCATTTGAAG GTCCAGTTTGAGGATGTCTTGGCTGAGCCCGAAGGTGCGCACAGCATTGACTGTTGCTGGAAGTTTACCAACACCTGCTTCAACTGCGCCTTCAAATGCTGCTACATGCTGCTGaccctttgtgggcctctgtacGGTCTCTACTATGGTTGGAGTTATGCTATGCTTGCTTGTGCTCACATTTGGCAGTATACACCCCAGATTAAGGCTTGTGAGATCAACTGTGTCATGATGaggaaggtgtacaccatctgcCTCAACTGCTGTCTGACGCCGTTCTGTGAGTCTTGCGGTGCCTTCTTCAGCAGGATACAAGTCAAACAATAA